A region of the Planktothrix serta PCC 8927 genome:
CAGTCTGGTCAACTTGGGCTTGATTTCAAGCCCCCGTTAAAATCGGTACCCCGATTTAACGGCGGGTTGTTGACAGTGCTTGTGATTGCAATAAACCATTCAAACTAACGACAAGTCTGTTTATTATTAAACGGTAAAACGGAAAAATAATCTAGTATAGGAGGCTACTAACGAGATTTATCGGTAATTCTATTTTTTCCAGTATAGCCGTTTTCAGCCCCTAATAAAATAGTTTTCTGAGACCAATGTTGTATTTTTTAATACATTTTTTAAGGTATTTTATTTTTATTCGATAATAGAATTTAACTATGTAGGGTTATAATCATGATCTCAACCAAAATCCTTCCTAAGTTAGATGTGCTTATGGGTCGGAATTCTGAACAATAGAGAAATCGGATAAAAATTGTTTAGATAGTTTTCCTTGGTGAAAGAATACTAAGGGACTTATGAAAATTTTTTCCGCTAATTGAAAATATAATTTTAGAAATAGGACAGAAATAATGATGCGTTTTATTCAAGTTAAAAATTTTGGTTTTAGCATAGATGCCGTCATTTGTTGGCAACGCTTAACCGATGAAATTGGCAGTCCCTTAGTGGTAAATTTTCAAGGAGATCAAACCCTGAAGTTTACCGATGAGGAGGCAGAACAACTGCATCAAATTTTAAATAATCTTTCAATGAGCTTAACAACTCGAACCTTAACTCCTCATCGCTTGGAAGTGGCTTAATTGTTGTTCCTACCTGTTCCCTGTTCCCTACTATATCAGTCTTCGTGACTCTTTAAACTGACTCCATTGCGACGTTGATCTCCGGCTCCGAATAATTGTCCGTCCGATGTTCTGACTATAGTATGAACACCCCCGAAAAACATATTTTTTTCCGGCCATAATCTGATCACATCCTGTGGGGATAAATCCAGACCTTTAATCATTTCTGGATCAAATCCTGGTTCTATATCAAAGCGATTATTTTCCCAATGAATCCGAGGATAGTTAACAGCATCTTCTACGGAAATTCCCAAATCAATTAAATTTAAAAGGACTTGTAAAATAGCCGTCCTAATCCGATTTGAACCGCCAGAACCGAGAACAATTTCTGGTTGATGACCGTTTAATACTAAGGTGGGAGACATCATAGAGGAAATTCTAACATTTTCCGGCCATTGATGAAATCCTTGGGGATTTAAGTCTTCTTCTCCTAACATATTATTCACCATAATTCCAGTTCTAGGAATAATATATCCTGAACCTTCTCCATTAGAAGTTGTCACACTGGCTGCATTTCCTTCTTGATCCAAAACACTAATATGGGTGGTACTTCCCCATTTATTAATGGGATGAATCAACTGTTGTTGATAGCTAGATAAGGAAGATAAGAAACTTTCGGCAATATTATCTTGATGTAAATTAGCATCTAACCCATCTTTTCGGGCAGTATTTGTTAACTGCATTACAGTCTTTAAAAGGTTTAAATATTGAGAAGTACCAAACTGAATTTGAGTTAAATTAATATCTGATAATAATTGGAGCGCAAAGGCGATTAACGTGCCTCCCGAACTCGGAGGAGGATTGGTTAATATTGTTTTTCCTCGATAGTTAATCTTTAAAGGGTGACGTTTAATTACTTCATAATTTTTCAGATCCTCTAAAGTTAAATGTCCGCCCTGTTCTTGACAATCTCGAACTAAATGATCAGCAATTTCACCTTGATAAAATTCTCGAATTCCACCGGAGACTAAAGCCTCTAAAGTTTGGGCAAAGTGGGTCATAATTAAGCGATCGCCAACACCAAGAATTTGACCATCAGGCGCGTAAATTTCCCGTCCTTCTGCTGTTGTTAATAGAATCGGTTGTAATAAATTAGAGAAAGTATAAGCTTGAAAAGAATTGATTTCAACGCCCTGTTTTGCCAAATTAATCGCAGGTTCAGCAACAATAGAAAACGGCAAACGTCCCAAGGTTTCATGAACTGCCATCACCCCGGCCCAAACACCAGGAACAGCCATCGAACCCAAACCAATATGAAATTCTTGGATAGTTGTGCCAAAATTAACACCAACCGGATAAAAATCTAACTTTGATGTTGGACGTTTACACCGAGGAGTTTGAGTAAAAAAATCAAATAAAACATTTTGATTTGTGTTAGTATGGGCTAATAAAAATCCGCCTCCTGCTAGGGATGTTAAACCGGGTTCCGTCACACAAGCAGCTAACATACAAGCCACTGCCGCATCAAAAGCATTCCCCCCAGCACGAAACATTGTCAAACCCGCTTCAACCGTTTCTGGATGCCCTGCTGCAATTACTCCATTTGTTTTCTGCATCATGTTTAAATTTCCCAGTTCAGCAAATTTCTAAACCTTTCAGCATACAATGGATCTAGGACGATAAAAATTGTCAATTAATCCCATAGCAGTATTTGGGTGTGGAGCCTTCCTCAACCTCCCAGTCAAACCCTCAGTTCCATAAAACTCTTAACTTAAGAGTTTTTAAGTTTTAGATGAGGAACTTCTTACCCATAAAATAATTCAAGACAACTAAGCACTTTCCCCCTATCCTGTGGCATCAGAACATCTCGATATGATCGATTCCTTGCGTCCCTTGCGATTTATGCGTCAGTATCAGTCAGTCACCCAAGCTCTATTACTAGGACTATTCTCTTGGGGAGCCGTTCTCTTGGGAATTGTCCCCGATTTGTCGGGAACAACAACTTCTGTATTTAACACCGTTGTTCAGGCGCAACAGTCCCCAGAATTTAGCGAAATGGAAATTCGCAGCTATGCTCGTGCGGTTTTAGGGATTGAACCTAGACGTCAAACCGCTTTTAACGAAATTCAAGCGATTATGGGAGCCGGAAAATCTATTCCCGATGTGGTTTGTAATGAAACCCGAACAATTAATCAGTTGGATAAAGCGGTTCGAGACATTGCGGTGAATTACTGCACCCAAGCTAAATCAATTATTGAAACTAACGAGTTAACGATTACTCGTTTCAATGAAATTACCCAACGTCAACAAGCCGACCCCGCTTTGCAAAAACGCATTCAAGCGGAACTCCAGAGTCTACAAAACTGATTAGGGTTTGAAAACAAATAGGAACATACTCCTCTCCCCCAAAAGTTTCAGCTTCTGTTCTATCAAGATTTTGAGTTTATATATTGTGAACCCCCCCCTATGAAAACTATATTTTCCGGTCGTCAATTTCTATCTAAATCTTTAACCGTTGCTATTCTATCCGGCTGTGGTGGCTTTTTAGGATGGAGTCAAACGCCATCGCAACCCTTCCCCCATCTGAGTTTGGGTTCTGCGGCTCAAGCGCAAGAAAGCTTTAATTATAGTGAAGAAAATATTAGGAATTATGCTCGTGCTGCGTTGGCTTTAGAATCCAGACGTCATGAAGTGGTGAATGAAATTAAAAAAATTGTTGGGGATGTTCCCCGGATTATTTGTGACCAACCCACCAGTTTTAGTGCGTTACCCGGAAATGCACCTAAATTGGCCGTGAGTTACTGCGACCAAGCAAAACGCACGGTTGAAGCCAAGGGATTAACGATTTCTCAGTTCAACGAAATGACCCGTCGTCAACAAAATGATCCTCGCTTTAGACAACGAATTCAAGCGGAAATTTTACGACTATTACAATCGGGCGCCAATTAGGTTTCCGGTGACACCACTCAAGAAACTGGGTTTCGGGCTCTATTCCCTGTTCCCTGTTCCCTGTTCCCTGTTCCCTATTTTTGCTATATAAAAGGATATTTCTATGACTGCCAACTTAATTCAAGATTTATCTTCATCAATTGCTAAACTGACTTATCCTGTGTTAATTCAAAAACAGAATGAAGAATATATAGCAACTGTATTAGGTTTGGATTTTAAAGTTAAAGGTTCAAGTAGAAAAGAAGCACTTGAACAATTATTAGAACAGGTTAATATTATGCTCAAACAAGGTGAAATTGTGCAACTGGAAATTTCTCTAGCGGAACCGGAACATCCTTGGATGAAGTTTGCAGGAATGTTTAAAGACGATCCCTATTTTGACGAAATGCTCAAAGATATTGAAGCTTATCGTCGTGAACGAGATGCTGAAACGGAAGAATATTATCGTCAACTTGATTTAGAGGAGACAGTGAAGTGAGTTTATGGATATTAGATACAGATCATATTTCCTTATTTCAACGACAACATCCTGTTGTAACCCAACGAGTAATTACAGTTAGTCCTGAAGAAGTTGCAGTTACTATTGTTACGGTAGAAGAACAGTTTTATGGACGTTTAAACCAAATTAAAAAAGCGAAATCTGCTGATGAGCTTCTATTTGCTTATGCTAGATTAGAAGAAACTTTAAAGTATTATCAAACGATTAATGTGATCAATTTTGATCAGGAAGCTTATCATTGCTATTTTGAGTTATTGCGTCAAAAAATTCGGATTGGTACGCAAGATTTACGCATTGCGGCTCTTGTTATCACCAATAATGGGATTTTAGTCACACGCAATCGACAAGATTTTGAACGAGTTCCTGGGTTAAGGTTTGAAGATTGGAGTATTGAAAATATAGGTGTTTAGAAACTGCGATCGCTTCAGTATAAACTTTTGAAACCGGGTTTTTTTCAGTTTGATTAAAGCGGAAATCGTAACCAACGATTGAGAGTATTAATCGAGCGATCGCACAAAGAAGGCTGAGGTATGCCTTGATTTTGACCCTCCCATTGGTCTATTAATTGCCGTCCTAGAGGTGTTAGGCGAAAACTATCTGTAATCCCCTGGCCATCAACTTCTCGCCGGAGAACCCCCACTTGTATCAGCCAGAGTAACGCATTTTCGGCTGTCCCTTCCGTTAAGGCTGTGGAGGTATAGGCAGAATTGACCCCAGACTGTCCTGCAATTCCATTCAAACTGATACTGCTCAACCGCATGGTTGCAAACAGTTGCAGTTGAAACGGAGAACACCGGATCGCTCGTTCAGCCCGTTTGAAGGTACGTTCAGAATATGGGATGGAAGACTTCTCTGGAGAGTCCAAAACAGTCATAACGCTTGAATAAGATAACTTTCTTTTTGTACTGTATCCCATCTCAAGGATTAACGCTGAAAGAATTGATAGCGAGATAATACCGTTTCACCGTGATCAGGAATCCAGGCCACCCATTCATCCTCACCGAGTTGACACAGGAGCAAGGCTTCATCGTGGCTGTAGGGATTCGGTTGTTGCCAAAGTTGCACCCAAGTTGAGGGTTCAAATTCCGAGGGATACCCGACAATGGGTTGCCATTGGGGTTGAATTTCTGTATCCGCTTGTTTGAGATTAAGTTTCATCGTTCCTTGTCCATTATCAACCGTTAATGCTTAAGTTCTAGCTATCTCGACTGGATAACTTAAATTATTTCTGTATCCAGAGTTACATAATTTCAAGTTTAACAAAAGAAACTGTTGCAGAACTTAACGTTTGAAGCGGGCACATGAGAAAAAAATTGAATCCTAATAAACCCAATCACCTGTAACAGATCCACGATTTTAGGGTATTACTTCAAAAGCATCTCGATCATACAGTCGATAAATATAAAAATCACTATCTAATGTAAATATGCGTTTAATCTTTTGGCTTTCTGCCGTCGCAACGAGAGAAGAATCTGCTAAATCCATAGGAATATCTTGATATTTTTCCATCAAAACCTTCATGCGTTGGCATTCGGTTTCATTAACAGAATGAAGATACAAGGCTTTTCTATTGAGGAATTCCCATAAGATTTTCTGTGCTGACCAACCTCGCAATTCTGATAAGAAATACATAGCTTCAGTAAAACAAGGCCATGTTGTTAAAAGAGAACCTGTCAATTTTCTATAAGTTTCAACACATTGAAGATGGGTTGCTCCCTGGCCCTTATCGATTAGAGCAACTAGAGGCCCTGTGTCAATTAAAATCATGGTCGCTGGAGTCCTTGTTTAGAGAGTTTTGTTGCAATTTGTTCTCCGAAATCTGTTTTCTTAAACTGATGATAAGGTTCAGTTTGACTATCAATAGCACCAATTAAATCTCCTATTTGTTCAGACAAGAGTTTTTCTTCTGATTGCTTTTTTAAGATTTGGGACGCAATCCAATTTTCAGGAGTTAAACCTTGTTCTTTGGCGATTTCTAAGAGAGTTTTGTAAGTTTCTTCAGGTAGAGTAATTGTATAGTTTGACATAAATTTAAAAAAATTGGCGTTTTCTCTCTTTTTTAATTCATCCATTATAATAGCATAAATAAATCCTAAGTTTCAAGTTCATCCAAATTACTCAACGATGAGGTGGTGGATCTATAGTGCTACACATTACAGACAGATAAATTAAATTCAACTCACAGCGAGAAGCTCATTCAGCTTATTTTTTCAGTCTGGGGATGCCATTAATAGATTATAGATTTCTCCCTTGTAAGGTTGCCAAATATAACTAGAACTAAACGGTTCAAAACCTGGCAATATTTCCAAACCATGAGTAAGTTCTTTTGCCAAAACTAATCCAGGAAGAGATAAATTGGGCAAATCTTCTATAAGTTCACTATAAGTTCTAAATTCATCAACTTCAACACCCACCAAAGCATAACGAAACGAAGGAGCAAGCCAGAGAGTTTGATATAATAAAATACCTAACTCTGTCATTTCATAAGCACTTTCAGGACTATCTATTCCCACTTCACTAATATTATTGGGATAAACCCGACACCACCAATTTTGCTCCATGTCTTGAAAAGTGTCTGTGCGACATTGGCATTGGCGACCATTTGAGAGTAACCATTCTATTCCCTCAAAGTGTTGAGCAAATTGATTGACATTGTTTTGATCAGAGCCACACTCTGCCGATAAACTGAATATCCACACCATTGTTATAGACTCCTATAATAGATATTGCAAGAGAAACGGACATTCCTTTTTTAATTTTAATTAAATAAACCTTAACTAGCACAATTTTCTTAAGGGTTAAATGCTACAATAACTGTTGACTCTAAACACCCACTGTTAGCATCAAAATAAAAAACCTATATTGGGTAGAAAAAATAAAATGATTATTAGTGCCAGCAGACGTACAGATATTCCAGCATTTTACCATAAATGGTTTATGAATCGCATTCGAGCAGGTTACTGCGTCGTGCCAAATCCGTTTAATCGTAATCAACTTTCCCGCATTGATTTGACTCCAAAAGATGTGGAAATTATCGTTTTCTGGACGCGCAATCCTAAACCTTTATTATCATCATTATCTGAGTTAGATCGACTCGGATATAAATATTATTTCCAATTTACAGTGATGAATAATCCCAGCTTTATAGATACTAATAAGCTACCTTTGTCATCCTCTATTGAAACATTTCAGAAATTAGCTGAATCCATCGGTTATGAAAAAGTTATTTGGCGATACGATCCGATTGTTTTTAGCCACTATACTGATATAGATTTTCATCTTCAGCAATACGCTGATATTGCTCATCAATTATCGGGTTATACTAGCCGATGTGTAATTAGTTTTATGGATCGGTATGCCAAAAATAATCCTCGCCTCAAAAAGATTGAAAAAGAACAAAATATTAAAATTTATAGCTTTGAAGATATCCCAGAAGTTTCTAGCGTTTTTTTGCCCTCTATTGCCAAAATTGCCCATCAATATAATATGCAGCTTTTTAGCTGTGCTGAATCTTTGGATTTGGACTCTTATGGTATTAAACATGGTAAGTGCATAGACGATGATTATATTAATCAAGTTTTTCAAATAGAAGTCAATCATAAAAAAGATTCTAGTCAACGAGAAGCTTGTGGTTGTGTCAAAAGCAAAGATATCGGAATGTATGATAGTTGTTTATTTGGGTGTCAATATTGCTATGCAACTACCAGTTTTGATAAAGCCAGGGAAAATCACCGACAACATAATCCTGATTCACCTTCTTTGATTGGATGGTATGAGACTCAAAATCACCAAAAAGGGAATCAATTAAGACTATTTTAAAAAGGGATAAATTTCATAGATTAACATAAAACAGCTTTTGAGTTCTATGAATCTTATCAAGTTTAAATTTATCT
Encoded here:
- a CDS encoding DUF4168 domain-containing protein; amino-acid sequence: MKTIFSGRQFLSKSLTVAILSGCGGFLGWSQTPSQPFPHLSLGSAAQAQESFNYSEENIRNYARAALALESRRHEVVNEIKKIVGDVPRIICDQPTSFSALPGNAPKLAVSYCDQAKRTVEAKGLTISQFNEMTRRQQNDPRFRQRIQAEILRLLQSGAN
- a CDS encoding HicB family protein codes for the protein MTANLIQDLSSSIAKLTYPVLIQKQNEEYIATVLGLDFKVKGSSRKEALEQLLEQVNIMLKQGEIVQLEISLAEPEHPWMKFAGMFKDDPYFDEMLKDIEAYRRERDAETEEYYRQLDLEETVK
- a CDS encoding DUF4168 domain-containing protein, with product MIDSLRPLRFMRQYQSVTQALLLGLFSWGAVLLGIVPDLSGTTTSVFNTVVQAQQSPEFSEMEIRSYARAVLGIEPRRQTAFNEIQAIMGAGKSIPDVVCNETRTINQLDKAVRDIAVNYCTQAKSIIETNELTITRFNEITQRQQADPALQKRIQAELQSLQN
- the ggt gene encoding gamma-glutamyltransferase; the protein is MMQKTNGVIAAGHPETVEAGLTMFRAGGNAFDAAVACMLAACVTEPGLTSLAGGGFLLAHTNTNQNVLFDFFTQTPRCKRPTSKLDFYPVGVNFGTTIQEFHIGLGSMAVPGVWAGVMAVHETLGRLPFSIVAEPAINLAKQGVEINSFQAYTFSNLLQPILLTTAEGREIYAPDGQILGVGDRLIMTHFAQTLEALVSGGIREFYQGEIADHLVRDCQEQGGHLTLEDLKNYEVIKRHPLKINYRGKTILTNPPPSSGGTLIAFALQLLSDINLTQIQFGTSQYLNLLKTVMQLTNTARKDGLDANLHQDNIAESFLSSLSSYQQQLIHPINKWGSTTHISVLDQEGNAASVTTSNGEGSGYIIPRTGIMVNNMLGEEDLNPQGFHQWPENVRISSMMSPTLVLNGHQPEIVLGSGGSNRIRTAILQVLLNLIDLGISVEDAVNYPRIHWENNRFDIEPGFDPEMIKGLDLSPQDVIRLWPEKNMFFGGVHTIVRTSDGQLFGAGDQRRNGVSLKSHED
- a CDS encoding DUF1848 domain-containing protein is translated as MIISASRRTDIPAFYHKWFMNRIRAGYCVVPNPFNRNQLSRIDLTPKDVEIIVFWTRNPKPLLSSLSELDRLGYKYYFQFTVMNNPSFIDTNKLPLSSSIETFQKLAESIGYEKVIWRYDPIVFSHYTDIDFHLQQYADIAHQLSGYTSRCVISFMDRYAKNNPRLKKIEKEQNIKIYSFEDIPEVSSVFLPSIAKIAHQYNMQLFSCAESLDLDSYGIKHGKCIDDDYINQVFQIEVNHKKDSSQREACGCVKSKDIGMYDSCLFGCQYCYATTSFDKARENHRQHNPDSPSLIGWYETQNHQKGNQLRLF
- a CDS encoding type II toxin-antitoxin system VapC family toxin codes for the protein MSLWILDTDHISLFQRQHPVVTQRVITVSPEEVAVTIVTVEEQFYGRLNQIKKAKSADELLFAYARLEETLKYYQTINVINFDQEAYHCYFELLRQKIRIGTQDLRIAALVITNNGILVTRNRQDFERVPGLRFEDWSIENIGV
- a CDS encoding Npun_F0494 family protein, which gives rise to MTVLDSPEKSSIPYSERTFKRAERAIRCSPFQLQLFATMRLSSISLNGIAGQSGVNSAYTSTALTEGTAENALLWLIQVGVLRREVDGQGITDSFRLTPLGRQLIDQWEGQNQGIPQPSLCDRSINTLNRWLRFPL
- a CDS encoding type II toxin-antitoxin system VapC family toxin codes for the protein MILIDTGPLVALIDKGQGATHLQCVETYRKLTGSLLTTWPCFTEAMYFLSELRGWSAQKILWEFLNRKALYLHSVNETECQRMKVLMEKYQDIPMDLADSSLVATAESQKIKRIFTLDSDFYIYRLYDRDAFEVIP